The Nocardia arthritidis genome has a window encoding:
- a CDS encoding zf-HC2 domain-containing protein, which translates to MSGESSTSGRRPRFRPTEHLASEAIAAYVDGELRMNAYLRAAQHLSQCPECAAEVEAQQQARIALRRAAQVSIPSSLHDSLTRIPLAELPGGASAAAQAQQSPRENPRNEAVFGFLTDSFTATRWTSWWRK; encoded by the coding sequence ATGAGTGGCGAGTCCAGCACGTCCGGTCGTCGTCCGCGCTTCCGCCCCACCGAACATCTGGCCAGCGAGGCAATCGCGGCCTACGTGGATGGCGAGCTGCGGATGAACGCCTATCTGCGTGCCGCCCAACACCTTTCGCAGTGTCCGGAATGCGCCGCGGAGGTCGAGGCACAGCAGCAGGCGCGTATCGCGCTGCGCCGGGCCGCTCAGGTATCGATTCCGAGCAGCCTGCACGACAGCCTCACCCGGATCCCGCTGGCCGAGCTACCGGGCGGCGCGAGCGCCGCCGCGCAGGCGCAGCAATCACCGCGCGAGAACCCGCGCAACGAGGCCGTTTTCGGCTTTCTGACCGATTCCTTCACCGCGACCCGGTGGACCAGCTGGTGGCGCAAGTAG
- a CDS encoding S1C family serine protease, protein MTTESTNTGSAETPDDVRDGVSDSAANRGNLRPPGAPVLGPRPVYRPHIDKHTARAFRRPSGQVGSFAEAAPRGADQPKSPELELHNSPPDAVLAEAFGRPAGSTELLQRDPDAADLNGAPAAPADPWRDPASGARLGAPAVPTPQPEPLPQARKLTAREVLFGSRVAPKALALLALIALGIGVIGGLAGRLTAETGSTYTSKKVTLSQSGDGDRPHNQVAKVANAVQPSVVTIRVTVGDNGATGSGVVIDGAGYIVTNNHVISMAATDKTNKAVIQVVFSDGTKVPTHIVGRDTKTDLAVLKVDVKNLTVIKLAKSSDVQVGDDVIAIGSPLGLSKTVTSGIVSALHRPVSLQGEGSDTKAVIDAVQTDASINPGNSGGALVDLDGRLVGINTAIRSESGGSVGLGFAIPVDVVTQTAQTLIRDGQVHHPVLGVSARSKAVANDVMSGAAVADVQPGSPAAKAGIVENDVIVKVGDREVTSPEELTVAVQARKIGETVNVQLIRDGRQVEVPVTLESD, encoded by the coding sequence GTGACCACCGAATCGACGAACACCGGATCGGCCGAGACCCCGGATGACGTCCGGGACGGGGTGTCGGATTCGGCGGCCAACAGGGGGAACCTGAGGCCGCCGGGCGCGCCCGTACTGGGGCCCCGACCGGTTTATCGGCCGCATATCGACAAGCACACGGCGCGCGCCTTCCGCCGCCCATCCGGCCAGGTCGGTTCGTTCGCCGAGGCGGCGCCGCGCGGCGCGGATCAACCCAAATCGCCGGAGCTGGAACTGCACAACAGCCCGCCCGACGCGGTACTCGCCGAGGCATTCGGCCGTCCGGCCGGCTCCACCGAACTGTTGCAGCGCGATCCCGATGCCGCCGACCTGAACGGCGCGCCCGCCGCGCCCGCCGACCCATGGCGCGATCCGGCGTCCGGCGCCCGGCTCGGCGCGCCCGCGGTGCCGACACCGCAACCGGAGCCGCTGCCGCAGGCGCGCAAGCTGACCGCCCGCGAAGTGCTGTTCGGTTCCCGCGTCGCCCCGAAAGCCCTTGCCCTGCTTGCGCTCATCGCGCTCGGCATCGGCGTGATCGGTGGCCTGGCCGGCCGGTTGACGGCGGAGACCGGTTCGACATACACCTCGAAGAAGGTGACGCTCAGCCAGTCCGGCGACGGCGACCGCCCGCACAATCAGGTCGCGAAGGTGGCCAATGCGGTGCAGCCGTCCGTGGTGACCATCCGGGTCACCGTCGGCGACAACGGCGCCACCGGTTCGGGCGTAGTGATCGATGGCGCGGGTTACATCGTCACCAACAACCACGTCATCTCGATGGCGGCGACGGATAAGACCAATAAGGCCGTCATCCAGGTGGTGTTCTCGGACGGCACCAAGGTTCCGACGCATATCGTCGGCCGCGACACCAAGACCGACCTGGCGGTGCTGAAGGTCGACGTCAAAAACCTGACCGTGATCAAACTGGCCAAATCCAGCGATGTGCAGGTCGGCGACGATGTGATCGCGATCGGTTCTCCGCTCGGCCTCAGCAAGACCGTCACCTCCGGCATCGTCAGCGCGCTACACCGGCCGGTTTCCCTGCAGGGCGAGGGCAGCGACACCAAGGCGGTGATCGATGCGGTGCAGACCGACGCATCGATCAACCCGGGCAACTCCGGTGGCGCGCTCGTCGACCTGGACGGCCGGTTGGTCGGCATCAACACGGCGATCCGCAGCGAGTCCGGCGGTTCGGTGGGTCTCGGATTCGCCATCCCGGTGGATGTGGTGACTCAGACCGCGCAGACGCTGATCCGGGACGGCCAGGTGCATCACCCGGTGCTCGGCGTCAGTGCCCGCTCCAAGGCGGTGGCCAACGATGTGATGAGCGGCGCGGCCGTCGCCGATGTGCAGCCGGGCAGTCCGGCGGCCAAGGCGGGCATCGTGGAGAACGATGTGATCGTCAAGGTCGGCGACCGCGAGGTGACCAGTCCAGAGGAGCTGACGGTCGCGGTGCAGGCCCGCAAGATCGGCGAAACGGTGAACGTGCAGTTGATCCGGGATGGCAGGCAGGTCGAAGTACCTGTCACGCTGGAATCCGACTGA
- the tatB gene encoding Sec-independent protein translocase protein TatB, whose translation MFSGIGWSEFMILLVAALVILGPERLPGAVRWTTRALRQARDYASGATTQLRQELGPEFEELRKPLADLNELRQMNPRTMVTKHLLNGDDSLLRDLESQLPNKNDLYGGTTGAAQQYPMPAPQKPLERNERPPIDTDAT comes from the coding sequence ATGTTCAGCGGTATCGGCTGGAGCGAGTTCATGATTCTGCTCGTTGCGGCCCTCGTCATCCTCGGCCCCGAGCGACTGCCCGGCGCGGTGCGGTGGACCACTCGCGCGCTACGCCAGGCGCGCGACTACGCCAGTGGGGCGACCACCCAGTTGCGTCAGGAGTTGGGGCCGGAGTTCGAGGAGCTGCGCAAGCCGCTGGCCGACCTGAACGAGCTGCGCCAGATGAACCCGCGCACCATGGTCACCAAACACCTTCTCAACGGGGATGATTCGCTGTTGCGGGATCTGGAGAGCCAGCTGCCGAACAAGAACGACCTGTACGGCGGTACCACCGGTGCGGCACAGCAGTATCCGATGCCCGCACCGCAGAAACCGTTGGAGCGCAACGAGCGTCCGCCGATCGATACCGACGCGACCTGA
- a CDS encoding XdhC family protein — protein MRTMLDQLISLLPNGPVALARIVDATGPGPRETGAAMVVTAEETVFGSLSGGCVESAVLESARQVLDGAPPVIDRFGYADGVGFEVGLTCGGEIEVCVELVDIDRMPLLLALRTEVMAGNPVALVTTLNAGNDWKLLRPDDSEPWHGIDQDAKALLAAGHSGVVGAEECDTEQNPRPRAFVQVFAPPARMILAGANDFVRALSRTGRQLGYRVTVVDARETFATATRFPSAHEVVVDWPHRYLAAEHEAGRLDERTVVCVLTHDSKFDVPLIAAALRMPELAFVGVLGSRRTHAERAEHLRAAGVTDAELARLHSPLGLDLNARTPDETAISIAAQILAERGQASARPLSSTDGPIHR, from the coding sequence GTGCGCACGATGCTCGATCAGCTGATCTCGCTGCTGCCCAACGGCCCGGTGGCGCTGGCCCGCATCGTCGATGCGACCGGTCCCGGCCCGCGGGAAACCGGTGCGGCGATGGTGGTGACGGCCGAGGAGACGGTTTTCGGCTCGCTGTCCGGTGGCTGTGTGGAATCGGCCGTGCTGGAATCGGCGCGGCAGGTGCTCGACGGCGCACCGCCGGTCATCGATCGGTTCGGGTACGCCGACGGGGTGGGTTTCGAGGTCGGGCTCACCTGCGGCGGCGAGATCGAGGTGTGCGTCGAACTGGTCGATATCGATCGGATGCCGCTGCTGCTCGCATTGCGCACCGAGGTGATGGCGGGCAATCCCGTCGCACTGGTGACAACGCTGAACGCGGGCAACGACTGGAAACTGTTGCGGCCGGACGATTCCGAACCGTGGCACGGCATCGATCAGGACGCCAAAGCCCTGCTCGCCGCCGGACACAGCGGAGTGGTCGGCGCCGAGGAGTGCGATACCGAGCAGAACCCGCGGCCGCGCGCCTTCGTCCAGGTTTTCGCGCCGCCCGCCCGGATGATCCTGGCCGGCGCCAACGATTTCGTGCGCGCCCTCAGCCGCACCGGCCGCCAACTCGGATATCGGGTCACCGTGGTGGACGCCAGGGAGACCTTCGCGACCGCAACGCGCTTCCCGTCGGCGCACGAGGTGGTGGTGGACTGGCCGCACCGGTATCTGGCCGCCGAGCACGAGGCGGGCCGGCTCGACGAGCGCACGGTGGTCTGCGTGCTGACCCACGACAGCAAATTCGATGTGCCGCTGATCGCCGCCGCGCTGCGCATGCCGGAACTCGCGTTCGTCGGCGTGCTCGGCTCGCGCCGCACCCACGCCGAACGCGCCGAACACCTGCGCGCCGCCGGTGTCACCGATGCCGAACTGGCCCGGCTGCACAGCCCGTTGGGTCTGGATCTCAACGCCCGCACACCGGACGAGACGGCGATTTCGATCGCGGCGCAGATACTCGCCGAGCGCGGACAGGCGTCGGCCCGTCCGCTGTCGAGTACGGACGGGCCGATCCATCGTTGA
- a CDS encoding Uma2 family endonuclease encodes MVVSVMNFPDHLLTLQDWIALPEDNSRAYELVEGVLILSPRPRSKHQRANARLVQQLDAQLPTTVGALAETEVVIDPGPPATVRVPDVIVVPDAGIQEDLARWDPAEVLLAVEVLSQGTRRTDRGAKFAEYAEVGIEQYWLVDLDEPVSLTAYRLIDGQYEKMGESANRATLELAGARIELDLAALVTR; translated from the coding sequence ATGGTGGTGAGCGTCATGAACTTCCCTGATCACTTGTTGACGCTGCAGGATTGGATTGCGCTGCCCGAAGACAACAGTCGTGCTTACGAACTTGTCGAGGGGGTGCTCATCTTGTCGCCGCGGCCGAGGTCCAAACATCAGCGAGCGAATGCGCGACTTGTCCAGCAGTTGGACGCGCAGCTGCCAACTACCGTCGGGGCGCTGGCCGAAACCGAGGTGGTGATCGATCCTGGCCCGCCTGCCACGGTGCGAGTACCCGATGTGATCGTGGTTCCGGACGCTGGAATTCAGGAAGACCTAGCGCGTTGGGATCCCGCTGAGGTGCTCTTGGCGGTCGAGGTTCTGTCTCAGGGAACGCGTCGTACCGATCGGGGTGCCAAGTTCGCCGAGTACGCCGAAGTCGGTATCGAGCAATACTGGCTGGTCGACCTCGATGAGCCGGTCAGCCTGACCGCCTACCGATTGATCGACGGTCAGTACGAGAAGATGGGCGAGAGCGCGAACCGGGCAACGCTCGAACTGGCTGGAGCGCGTATCGAATTGGACCTTGCGGCATTGGTGACGCGTTAG
- a CDS encoding xanthine dehydrogenase family protein molybdopterin-binding subunit, which produces MTAPALVGRGLDRIDGRAKVTGAARFTAEIPLPNAAYGVIVGAEIGSGTVKSIDTSAALRAGAVAVYTHLNLPKVNIVPVMPSGYGGPAPGQTFFPMQDNEIHYFGQPIAVVVADTIDVAMHAATLIEASYEARKPMVRLDDGRDEQYLPERVFCDLVPAKQSRGDFAAAEKAAAHSIDVTYHFAANHHNPIECSATAAMWDGDSVTVYDASQGIVASQLTIAAHLGISPGKVRVLADYVGGGFGGKAMMWPHVTLAPLVARELGRPVRVVLNREQMFYGTGLREEQEQRVTLVCDDDGRITGLRHHKLSVTSQFDNWAELSLEVAGKAYGIPNWDGQYKLIKGNTMTPTFMRGPGEASGMVALECAMDELAAEIGMDPVELRRRNHAAADPESGNPWTSDGYLDCLEEAAQRFGWVGRRPKGPRREGNWLLGWGVGTAGYPVYLPGQPQRAHARLRADGSLVVQAATQEFGTGVATAMTQVAGDAMGLPVNRIRFDIGSTEYPNIAATVGSMGAGMVSAAVHTACTELLAQLIAIAIADEQSPLHGYAPDLIEGVDGRLRPKAEPSLVDPYDAVLTRNHLTDIETIGTWRPAADPARHAMMSFGAQFAEVAVDPELGLIRVRRMVGAFAPGRVLNAKLARSQVLGGMNWGLSQALMEGTIADPRDGRWANSSLLEYLLPVNADAPAVDISFVEVDDQVVNPLGVKGLGELGMVGAAAAIINAVRHATGRSIREIPLRIEHLL; this is translated from the coding sequence ATGACCGCGCCCGCCCTGGTCGGCCGGGGGCTCGATCGCATCGACGGCCGCGCCAAGGTGACCGGTGCGGCCCGCTTCACCGCCGAGATTCCGCTGCCCAATGCCGCGTACGGCGTTATCGTCGGCGCCGAAATCGGCAGCGGCACAGTGAAATCCATCGACACGTCGGCCGCGCTTCGCGCCGGTGCGGTCGCCGTGTACACACACCTGAACCTGCCGAAGGTCAACATCGTTCCGGTCATGCCATCCGGTTACGGCGGCCCGGCACCGGGCCAGACCTTTTTTCCCATGCAGGACAACGAGATCCACTACTTCGGCCAGCCGATCGCGGTGGTGGTCGCCGACACCATCGATGTCGCGATGCACGCGGCCACGCTGATCGAGGCCAGCTACGAGGCGCGAAAGCCGATGGTGCGCCTCGACGACGGCCGTGACGAGCAGTACCTGCCCGAGCGGGTCTTCTGCGATCTGGTGCCCGCCAAGCAGTCCCGCGGCGATTTCGCCGCCGCGGAAAAGGCCGCGGCCCATTCCATCGATGTCACATATCATTTCGCCGCCAACCACCACAATCCGATCGAATGCTCGGCGACCGCGGCGATGTGGGACGGCGATTCGGTCACCGTCTATGACGCGTCACAGGGCATCGTGGCCTCGCAGCTGACCATCGCGGCGCACCTGGGCATCTCGCCCGGCAAGGTGCGGGTGCTCGCCGACTACGTCGGCGGCGGCTTCGGCGGCAAGGCGATGATGTGGCCGCATGTGACGCTGGCTCCTTTGGTGGCAAGGGAATTGGGCCGTCCGGTGCGGGTGGTGCTGAACCGCGAGCAGATGTTCTACGGCACCGGACTGCGCGAGGAACAGGAGCAGCGGGTCACCCTGGTCTGCGACGACGACGGCCGGATCACCGGGCTGCGACATCACAAGCTCTCCGTCACTTCGCAATTCGACAATTGGGCGGAGCTGTCGCTGGAGGTCGCGGGCAAGGCGTACGGAATTCCCAACTGGGACGGTCAGTACAAGCTCATCAAGGGCAACACCATGACGCCGACCTTCATGCGCGGCCCCGGTGAGGCCTCGGGCATGGTCGCGCTGGAATGCGCCATGGACGAACTGGCCGCCGAAATCGGCATGGACCCGGTGGAATTGCGCCGCCGCAACCATGCGGCGGCGGATCCGGAGAGCGGTAACCCGTGGACATCCGACGGCTACCTGGACTGCCTCGAAGAGGCGGCGCAGCGGTTCGGTTGGGTGGGCAGGCGACCGAAAGGCCCACGCCGCGAAGGTAATTGGCTGCTCGGCTGGGGCGTCGGCACCGCGGGCTATCCGGTCTACCTGCCCGGCCAGCCGCAGCGCGCGCACGCCAGGCTGCGCGCCGACGGCTCGTTGGTCGTCCAGGCCGCGACCCAGGAGTTCGGCACCGGCGTCGCCACCGCGATGACCCAGGTGGCCGGCGACGCGATGGGCTTGCCGGTCAACCGGATTCGTTTCGATATCGGCAGCACCGAATATCCGAATATCGCGGCGACGGTCGGTTCGATGGGTGCGGGCATGGTCAGCGCCGCCGTGCACACCGCGTGCACCGAGCTGCTGGCCCAGCTCATCGCCATCGCCATCGCCGACGAACAGTCACCGCTGCACGGCTACGCCCCGGATCTCATCGAGGGCGTCGACGGTCGGCTGCGGCCGAAAGCCGAACCGTCCCTTGTCGATCCATACGACGCGGTGCTCACCCGCAACCACCTCACCGATATCGAGACGATCGGCACGTGGCGTCCGGCCGCGGATCCGGCGCGGCACGCCATGATGAGCTTCGGCGCGCAATTCGCCGAGGTGGCCGTCGATCCCGAACTCGGGCTGATCCGGGTGCGCCGGATGGTCGGCGCCTTCGCGCCCGGCCGTGTGCTGAATGCGAAACTCGCCCGCAGCCAGGTGCTCGGCGGCATGAACTGGGGCCTGTCCCAAGCCCTCATGGAGGGCACGATCGCCGACCCGCGCGACGGTCGCTGGGCCAATTCCTCACTCCTGGAATATCTGCTTCCGGTCAATGCCGACGCACCGGCGGTAGATATCTCCTTCGTCGAAGTGGACGACCAGGTGGTGAACCCGTTGGGCGTCAAGGGACTCGGCGAACTCGGCATGGTCGGCGCGGCCGCCGCCATCATCAACGCGGTCCGCCACGCCACCGGCCGCAGTATCCGCGAGATCCCGCTCCGCATCGAACACCTGCTCTGA
- a CDS encoding FAD binding domain-containing protein: MRPITFARADTVEAALAAVAARPNTVFLAGGTTLVDMLRIGAMRPDNVVDINRLPLTGLEHTPDGGLRIGALVRMSKVAADPLVVQRFPFLSIALWKGASAQIRNMASMGGNLMQKVRCPGFRETAFACNKRDPGSGCGVLDGLHRGNAVLGTSEHCFAMHPSDVAIPLTALDAVVHVQGPKGTRAIAFDDFFLLPGNTPHLEHPIGPDELIVRIDVPPLPYAVHSHYLKSRDRESYEFAGASAAVALDLDGEYVRNVRIGLGGVATKPWRAHIAEQLLLGKRATKDNFAAAAAAELDAADSGHPMNRFKIALAQRTLVRTLEIVTEKDAK; encoded by the coding sequence ATGAGGCCCATCACCTTCGCCCGCGCGGACACCGTCGAAGCAGCGCTCGCCGCGGTGGCCGCTCGGCCCAACACCGTATTCCTGGCCGGCGGAACAACTTTGGTGGATATGCTGCGCATCGGCGCGATGCGGCCGGATAACGTCGTCGACATCAACCGGCTGCCGCTCACCGGTCTCGAGCACACCCCGGACGGCGGGCTGCGCATCGGCGCGCTGGTCCGGATGAGCAAAGTGGCCGCCGATCCGCTTGTGGTGCAACGGTTTCCGTTCCTCTCGATCGCGCTGTGGAAGGGTGCGTCGGCGCAGATCCGCAATATGGCATCGATGGGCGGGAACCTCATGCAGAAGGTGCGGTGCCCCGGCTTCCGCGAGACCGCCTTCGCCTGCAACAAGCGCGATCCGGGCAGCGGTTGCGGCGTGCTGGACGGCCTGCACCGCGGCAACGCCGTGCTCGGCACCAGCGAGCACTGCTTCGCCATGCACCCCTCCGATGTCGCGATCCCGCTCACCGCGCTCGACGCGGTGGTACATGTGCAGGGGCCCAAGGGAACTCGGGCGATCGCGTTCGACGACTTCTTCCTCTTGCCCGGCAATACCCCGCATCTCGAACATCCGATCGGCCCGGATGAGCTGATCGTCCGCATCGATGTGCCGCCGCTGCCGTACGCGGTGCATTCGCACTACCTGAAATCCCGCGATCGCGAATCCTATGAATTCGCGGGCGCTTCCGCCGCGGTCGCACTGGACTTGGACGGGGAGTACGTGCGCAATGTGCGGATCGGTCTCGGCGGTGTCGCGACCAAGCCGTGGCGAGCCCATATCGCCGAACAACTGCTGCTCGGCAAGCGGGCCACCAAGGACAACTTCGCGGCGGCCGCCGCCGCGGAACTCGACGCGGCGGATTCCGGCCATCCGATGAATCGCTTCAAAATCGCGCTGGCGCAACGCACTTTGGTGCGCACGCTGGAGATCGTCACCGAAAAGGACGCGAAATGA
- a CDS encoding 2Fe-2S iron-sulfur cluster-binding protein codes for MTIDELPMSELRAPEFAGPGYTLATLRVNGHVYPVALEPRVSLLDALREYLHLTGTKKGCDQGACGACTVWVDGKRELSCLSLALSMEGRDITTIEGVADGDELHPVQQAFIEHDGFQCGYCTPGQIMSAVKCIEEGHTGSDAEIAEWMSGNICRCAAYQNIRDAIKSARDKMGGPK; via the coding sequence ATGACCATTGACGAACTACCCATGAGCGAGTTGCGGGCCCCCGAATTTGCCGGTCCCGGTTATACATTGGCCACATTGCGGGTGAACGGTCACGTTTACCCGGTCGCGCTGGAACCGCGGGTGAGCCTGCTCGACGCGTTGCGTGAATACCTGCACCTCACCGGCACCAAGAAGGGCTGCGACCAGGGTGCGTGCGGGGCCTGCACGGTCTGGGTGGACGGAAAGCGGGAATTGTCCTGTCTGTCCCTGGCGCTCAGCATGGAGGGCCGCGATATCACCACCATCGAGGGCGTCGCCGACGGGGACGAATTGCACCCGGTGCAGCAGGCATTCATCGAACACGACGGATTCCAGTGCGGCTACTGCACTCCAGGGCAGATCATGTCGGCGGTCAAATGCATCGAGGAAGGGCACACCGGCAGCGATGCGGAAATCGCGGAATGGATGAGCGGCAATATCTGCCGCTGTGCCGCCTATCAGAACATTCGCGACGCGATAAAGTCCGCCCGCGACAAAATGGGCGGCCCGAAATGA
- a CDS encoding glucosyl-3-phosphoglycerate synthase, whose product MKSVETWDTPAWPVDELVAAKAGRTVSVVLPALNEERTVGDVVASIRPLLGTLVDELIVLDSGSTDATAERARAAGAEVISREQAVPELDPVPGKGEVLWRSLAVTGGDLIAFVDSDLIDPDPAFVPKLLGPLLTVDEIQLVKAYYRRPLRQGAAVDAHGGGRVTELVARPLLAALRPELSQVLQPLGGEYAGTRELLTSVPFAPGYGVEIGLLLDTFDRLGLSAIGQVNLGVRTHRNRPLADLGVMSRQILGTVLGRSGVQDSGAALTQFPLIGDAFTAHHTEVSLVDRPPMNTLRPSRVAA is encoded by the coding sequence ATGAAATCCGTCGAAACCTGGGACACACCCGCCTGGCCGGTGGACGAACTCGTCGCCGCCAAGGCCGGGCGCACCGTATCGGTGGTGCTGCCCGCGCTAAACGAGGAACGCACCGTCGGCGATGTGGTGGCCAGCATCCGGCCGCTGCTCGGCACGCTGGTGGACGAGCTGATCGTGCTCGATTCCGGTTCCACCGACGCCACCGCGGAGCGGGCGCGCGCCGCGGGCGCCGAGGTGATCAGCCGGGAACAGGCCGTTCCCGAACTCGATCCGGTACCGGGGAAGGGGGAGGTGCTGTGGCGCTCGCTGGCCGTGACCGGCGGCGACCTGATCGCCTTCGTCGACTCCGACCTGATCGATCCGGATCCGGCCTTCGTGCCGAAACTGCTCGGCCCGCTGCTCACCGTCGACGAGATCCAGCTGGTCAAGGCGTACTACCGGCGTCCGCTGCGGCAGGGCGCGGCGGTGGACGCGCACGGCGGCGGCCGGGTCACCGAATTGGTCGCGCGCCCGCTGCTCGCCGCGCTGCGCCCGGAGCTCTCGCAGGTACTGCAGCCGCTCGGCGGTGAATACGCGGGCACCCGCGAACTGCTCACCTCGGTGCCCTTCGCCCCCGGCTACGGCGTCGAGATCGGGCTGCTGCTCGACACCTTCGATCGGCTCGGCCTGTCCGCCATCGGGCAGGTCAACCTGGGGGTGCGCACCCACCGCAACCGCCCGCTCGCCGATCTCGGGGTGATGAGCCGTCAGATTCTCGGCACCGTGCTCGGTCGCAGCGGGGTACAGGACTCGGGTGCGGCGCTCACCCAGTTCCCGCTGATCGGTGACGCGTTCACGGCACACCACACCGAGGTCTCGCTGGTGGATCGGCCGCCGATGAATACGCTGCGCCCGTCGCGGGTCGCGGCCTGA
- the folP gene encoding dihydropteroate synthase — protein sequence MFSSTDAPRPTLCGKPVATDRALVMAIVNRTPDSFYDRGATFTDAAAMDAVARAVDEGADLVDIGGVKAGPGAVVDAAEESRRVIPFVAAIREKYPDLLISIDTWRAEVAETAVDAGADLINDTWAGADPDLVRVAADRGVGIVCSHTGGAIPRTRPHRVRYADVLTEVTETLTRAAENAAAAGVRADSILIDPTHDFGKNTYHGLALLRGVDVLVNTGWPVLMALSNKDFIGETLGVGLSERLEGTLAATAWSAAAGARMFRVHEVAATRRVVDMIAAIQGIRPPARTLRGLV from the coding sequence ATGTTCAGCTCCACCGATGCGCCGCGCCCGACCCTCTGCGGCAAGCCGGTGGCGACCGACCGGGCGCTGGTGATGGCGATCGTCAACCGCACCCCGGATTCGTTCTACGACAGGGGGGCCACCTTCACCGACGCCGCCGCCATGGACGCGGTGGCCCGCGCGGTGGACGAGGGCGCAGACCTGGTGGATATCGGCGGCGTGAAGGCAGGCCCGGGCGCCGTCGTCGACGCGGCGGAGGAGTCGCGGCGGGTGATCCCGTTCGTCGCGGCCATTCGGGAGAAATATCCGGACCTGCTCATCAGCATCGATACCTGGCGTGCCGAGGTGGCCGAGACCGCGGTGGACGCGGGCGCGGACCTGATCAACGACACCTGGGCGGGCGCGGATCCTGACCTGGTCCGAGTGGCCGCCGACCGCGGCGTCGGCATCGTGTGCAGCCACACCGGTGGCGCGATCCCGCGCACCCGCCCGCACCGGGTGCGCTATGCCGATGTGCTGACCGAGGTGACCGAAACACTGACGCGCGCCGCCGAGAACGCCGCGGCGGCCGGGGTGCGCGCGGATTCGATTCTGATCGATCCGACCCATGATTTCGGCAAGAACACTTATCACGGGCTCGCGTTGTTGCGGGGAGTGGACGTTCTCGTAAATACCGGATGGCCGGTGTTGATGGCGCTGAGCAACAAGGATTTCATCGGGGAGACTCTTGGTGTCGGACTTTCCGAACGCCTGGAGGGCACATTGGCAGCAACGGCATGGTCGGCGGCCGCGGGCGCCCGCATGTTCCGGGTGCACGAGGTCGCCGCGACCCGGCGGGTGGTGGATATGATCGCCGCCATCCAGGGCATCCGGCCACCCGCACGCACCCTGCGAGGACTGGTATGA